In Drosophila subpulchrella strain 33 F10 #4 breed RU33 chromosome X, RU_Dsub_v1.1 Primary Assembly, whole genome shotgun sequence, the DNA window CGGCGAATGCCAGCAGGAGCGGCACGCTGGCCGAGATGTCCGCGTGCACGGAGCTGGCGGCGCGGTAGGGTGCGGCGAAAACGATACCCTCCGTGGAGGCAATCCTCGGCGCCCTTAGTATGCCATAGATATTCTTGCCGTGATACTCCTTGCCGCCGCCAAAGGGATAGCGCAGCGTGTAGTTGTGGGTATGCGTCTCCAGGCCGAACTCGTTCATCTTGGCCGCAATCCAGGCGTGCGGCGTGGTGGACAGGTGATCCGTGCGCTCGCGCTGCAGCTCCTCCAGCAGCTGAATGGCCAGGCGATTGGCATCGACTCGGATCTCCGGATAAACTAGGCCTGTTGCGGGCAGAACAAAAGGGTTAGGGGTGGGGGGCTCCTTGGGCAGCGGGACATGTAACCCACCTGGGGACAGGGCATTCTCGGAGAGATACGTCCCGTGGTTGAACTCCGGCATCGCCAAACAGAAGAACCAGACCACACCCGCCACATAAAGGGTGTAGCACACTTTGCGGACATGACGCGCCAGTCCGTCCACCAGCTTGCTCTGCGTGGATATCGACGGATCGGACAGCAGGCCCATTTTCTATCCCGACTACGCTATATCCTGTATATATATCCCGAACGACAACAACACAAATCGGGCAGGCCCGGCGTCTATCGATGGGGGTGCTATCGATGACTGCTATCGATTGCTTTTGCCCGCTAGGGAGGAGACAGTTCGCGATAGTGTccaagttttaaatttaaaacctacttataatcgttataattatatatattttctttatttcattttttttaaattcatttctgttgaaatatatttttgtcaGTTTCTTCTATACAATCCTTATCCAATATACAATTTCCTcttgatttttatttgatcAACATTAAGtaagtttatttaaaatgtttcagattataaaaataaactttttgttACTtctattaatatatattcctCCTTCTTCCTTTAATGTGACAATCCACCAATTTGAAGCAGAAATTAAGTCCAAAAGCTGCATGCTATTAGTTTCCTGAGTACTTTTTAGATCTCACAAACACTAAGTAATTTTATTGATATATTGTGAAAAAGTGGAATATATTCAAGTTTTCTACAttgaaacaatttaaattggTTTCTAAAAACCGGAacgaacaaatatttttaaagacaaTTATGGTTTATTAATTTGTAAAGGTTTTTGcttaaacatttatttgtAGCTTAAAATTTAAGCCTTAAATACATCAGAGTGTATACATCTGGTTCACACAATATGGGGCCTACGAGTTTCAACTTATTAGACTTATAAActatgaaaaaaaattgtaaaccAAATATTAGGTATTACATTGCTTCATgattttgaatatttatataGGTAGCCTCCCATTAAGCGCGCATAATAGCGGGAATAGCTCTGCTCGGTCTCTGCCGCAACACGTATAGTGTACAAAACAGCGGTCAGTACACGCACAAATGTAAAACATAATGACATAGTATTGTGCGTCGACCGCTGGTTAAGATGGTTCAGTTTTAGATATATGACTCTAATCGAGAAACATTATATCCTACAGTTTATACATTTGAAGGGggacaaaaacaaattatggacttaatcatcatcatcatcatcatcgtcgtcTATAACAATTATTTGCGATGACTGCAGGACGGGGTCCCGTGGTGCCGTATGCTAGCCGGAACTGCCCGGAGCTCTGGCGATTGCACTGGGCGGATTCCAGACGAGGTAATCGGTGTCGATGGTCAGCTTGGGCTGCTTGAACTGCGGCAGCTGGAGATGATCGTGTATGGTCTTGGCCGTAACGCAGATGACATTCTGACCCTTCCAGTACTTGATCATCTTCATGGACTGCAGCGTGTAGATGATGTCGTCGTGGGTGATGCCGCTCATATCGCTCAGCTCCTTGATGGTGATCTGCTCGGGGGCGCAGCGGTTCTTCATCAGATCCAACAGCGTATACGCCCAATAGCTGCGATAACTCAGCCTACCCAGGTCCGAAAGCGGCTTCTCCGGACTGCCAATGACGCCCTCCTTGCGCGACAACTCATAGCTAAAGGCGATCAGTAGCTTACCGAATCCCTTGCGCTGATGCGGCGGCAAGACAAGAATGCAGGCCACATTATTGTTGTCCAGCGACTTCTTTTCCTTGGAGAAATAGCCCACAATGTGGCTGCCCTCCTTGTCCGTCTCGCACAGGATGTAAAAGAAGAACGGATCCATGTCGAAGTACAAGACCTTGTGGTCCAGAAACAGCTTGGCCGTCAGACAGAGCAGCTGGCAGTACAGTGACTCCTCCTTGCCGTTCACCTCGTATATGGATATGTTACCCTTGCGGTAGATCTCCCTTCCGGGTGGTCGCCTCCGCTCGCAATCGTGCAGATGATAGGCGTAGCTCTCCCTAAACCGCATGTACTTCAGGCAGTATTCGCAAACATAGAGGATACGAGCCTTGCCATACTCCTCGGGAAAAGGACTAAAGTACCAGGTGTCAATCTCGTAGTTGCCAAACTGCAGCTTGTCGATGTACTTGATCTTGGTAATGGACTCGTGCTCCTTCTCCAGCGCCGCCTGCGAGGCAGTCAACTCCGCATGGCTCTTCTGCACGTGGTTAATCTCGTCATAGCGCCGCTTCTGGTAGCGCGTCATCTTGCGGTCGCTGTAGTCGTAGCGATTGTTCTCGCAATACGACAGATAGTAATCCTTGTTGCCCGCCCGCTTTTGTCGCTCGGAGGAGGCAGCTGCCGCTGCGGCGGCCTGTTGAGCCAGCATTTCCCTGCTGGTACTGGGCTGATCGGGGGCCATAGGTGGCGCCGGCAGCACGGTAATGCCACCCAAATCATCCGCATTGTCCGATATCCGATGCCGGCCCACCCAGCCATCCAGGCGGCGATTCAGGCCCACATAGTGGACATAGTACTCATCGGGACAGGCAGGGTTGTCCGTTGTGCGGGATTGCAGCACCTGGCCGCGGTGCACGGTGCCATCCTCGCGCCGAATGTAGTAGATCTTCTCGGGATTTTCGCTTATATCGATCTTCCGCATCATCGGATCTCCGCCCGTTGTGATCACCGTCTCCCTGGAGGTGCTGTCGTGCTCCATGGTCATTGCATCGtcctcatcctcctcctcctcatcgTCGTCATCCTCGCTACTGCTCGTCTCGGTGCTGTCATCGGAAATGGCCTCCACATTGGCGCTGAGTACGGTCTGGATGGGCAGCACAACGGCGGGCGGTGGCATTTTGCGCTGGCGGGGATCACGGGGCGCCAGGCGGGTGGGCAGCCCGGGCACCTCTGGCATATAGCGGACGCGCATATACGTGGACAAACCAACGGGGGGTGGCTCCTCGCCATCGTCGGTGGGCGAGGCGGGCGTCTCGGGGACTTCTTCATCAGCAGGAGAAGGTGGTCGTAGGGCCGGCAGTTGCAGTCCCATGTGGGCTGCATTGTTGATACGCAGAGGAGCGGGTATGGTGACCACCTCGGTAATAATGGCCTTGGCGGGCGCATTGGGATCCATGGCGTAGTCGTTCATTGACCCACTGTCATAGGTATTGATGTCGGCCACGCAGATGACCGTATTGGAGGAGGGCTCATCCTCGGTGTCAATGTCTCGGTCGACCTCCACATCCTGCTCTTGCGCATGCAACTCATCCTGATCCTGATCCTGATGCGGATGCTGATGCTGAACCGGCTCCACTTCCATCTGCTCCACCTGGCTCTCTtcctgctgatgatgatgatgctgctgctgctgctctggTTCTGGGGGCGCCTCCTCCGCCTCACTGATATCGTCGTAGCGGGAAGAGCTGGATGTACTGGTGGAACTGGTCGAAGTGCTGCTCGTCGGCGTGCTGTCCTCCGAAATGGGACTGATGTCGCGTGGTGGTCGCTTCGCCGGTGGCTCCGCCTCCGCGGTCACCTCCGTCTGGGCACCGCTGAGGTCCAGCGACTGGTCCGCCGACTGATCCGAGCCGCTGACATCCAGACTGGCGTTCAATTCGGCCGCCGCATCTTCGACCGGCGTCCTCGGAGGACCGCCCATTGTGTACACTTCGCTGGGCTCCTGTTCCGGCTCCTGCTCGTGCTCCTCCTCCGCCGGCCGCTCCTCCGCGTGGCCCGCGCTGGGCGTCTGTTCCAGCTCCGCGTCAGACATCCTTGCCCGCTCGATTCCTCCAATTGCCTCTGTTCCCCACTTTTTTCCGCAATTAAACGAAATTATACGCGTTGTCTATTGTTGCGTAGCGATGACACTCTTCAGCCGATTATTCGGCGTCTGTTATCGATATTTTAGGCGCGTTTTGAAATTCACTTTCTAGAGTTTTCTTCGAATTCAATTCCGTTTAATTAGCCCTTGtgattaaaatgtttattttttaattaatagtatgaaaaaaaatgtaaaaataatatttttgttccaagttttataataaatatcataaGTGTTTAGCTCTTGAGTAAATAAAGTAatacttaacattttaaattgaaatcttttagatttcttttttttttaataactagAAATGTTTTAATTATTGACTTATAATCttgtatttgtattatttattaaattagtttaaaatatattgttattatatttGCCACCCTGCTTGCaactattttaatttaagaaatatcTTTTTTTCGAAACTAATTCAAAATGTTTGACTTATAATCctgaattttttattttatacgaAATATCTACCTATCCTTGCATTTcaccttttaaatatttttcatttaccCCTAAAACTTCaattttatacatttataCCCTTCgaccaaaacaaataaatataaagtaCATAGTTTCCAAATTTTTATTGAACATCTATCCTACAGAAATAACGCGCAAACAATTACTGGTAGTTTATGTGTGTATATTGCTAAATACAGACAGCTAAAAGCACGGTACGAATTTGGAATtcttaaaaaatcttaaatgCATCGATAACAAATGAAGAGTCGAGTTCTCTGTGTGGTGAGGGTGATGCAGATTTCAATTCGCAATATGCTGAAAATATGCATTATTGAGAGACCATTACATAAACCCGGCGAGTATAGATCAGATCGTGGGTTCCCGTACATATATaggttatatatatatctatataaatGTGACGCGTGTTCTTGCTATGGCCACTGTTCGAAAATAAggatttggatttggatttCCATCACATTGCAGTGTTGACTAGGATGATCCCGATGATCCCAAGATGCGAGCTCTTTGGCTGGCTGACTAGCGCATGTTAAGCTGTCTTTGCTGGCCGCGATCGTAGAAAAGCAGATAGGCCGGCACGCTCAGCACCTCATCGATGCTCACCTCGCGCACAATCGTATCGGAAGTGTAGAACCACCTGGGGGACAGGGATAAGCATCAGGATTATAATTATCGCTTAATACATGGTATAGTGGGCATCCTACCGGTGGGCATTCCGCAGGGAGCCCCGCCTGTAGGTCACAAAGTGACCGCTGTTCGCCTCGCCCGAGTGCACTACCACGGCCAGCAGGCGGTACAGATTCTTGGGGAACATCGTGCCGAAGCCCTCGCCGCCACCCACTCCATTGTTCATCGGCAGGCTGGAGGAATAGAGCGACATCGTGGAGCCCCAGGGAGTGCCAGCctgaaaaaatatagaaatttaTCATAATCTTGTTGAATAACTCGTTTGAAAGTCCTTTTCTGCCAGAActtataactcaaaatgtaTTATACTTTAGTTATTATTTTAAGTGTAGCtaaaatattatctttatgataGTAAAACAGAAAATACAAACAGAGTAATTATAACAGATGACGCAAACTGTAATAACCTTTaaagaaatacaaaatatgTAATATGCCTTACATaaccaaattttaaaaatacttcaCTTAAATTCCTTTAAAAATACGTCATATTTACACAATTTAGAAAAGGAAAGAGCTACATTTCCTGATGGATAAATGCTTTTAAATCTAATAGGACAAAGACTTTACTAGCTTTTTGGAATACACAATATCTAAAGTTACCAACTAAACTTAGTTTTGCTGCCCAAATCCTAAGCACACCCGCTGATTTTAACTAGCAAAGGACTTGATTACAAGTCACATGTGATTAAGGCTCACCTGGCTGTTGAGATGCGGCTGAACGAAGCTGTAAGGCGCCATGGAAAGGCTCTCGGGGAAGTGCACATAGTCCTGTCGCTTGCACACCTGCCCAGTTGGCAGCCACACCGTCCTCGCCACATGGATGCACAGGCAAGCCGGCAGCTTGGCGAACGTAACCGACTTGGTGTGCGTGGTCGTCTCATTGCAGGAGTCGCACTTGACATCGCTCAGATCCTCCGAGGTGATATAATCGCTGAGCAAGTGGCCCAGACTCAAGCCAGTCCTGCGCTGCGGCGGCAGATTCAAGGTGATGCTATCGAACTTATCGTAGCGCACCGCCGACTTGGAGCCGCAGCCATTGCAGACGATCTGTGCGCCCATGGCGCCCTGAAACGGATGCGCCACCTGGCTGGGCATCATGTTTGACCAGATGGACACACGGCCGGGTCCGCGATGCAGGCGCTCCAGCGAACGACACGAACTCGACACGCGGCGATTGAGGCCCTCCTCCTGTTGGGGATGTGGAAGCCGCGGCCGTGACAAACGCTCACCACCcaatgtgggcgtggccaggGACTCCAGCTCACTGGCCAGCGGGAAGCCAAAGGGTGTACCCGGCGAAACGGCATCCAGGAGTGATCCCAGGCGATCGTTGCCCTCGCGTTCGCAAACGGAGGCCGGCGAATCCGGTGTGTGAGCCTCGGAACGCACTAATCGCTGCAAACTGGTGCTCTCATCGTACTCCATATTAAGGAAATCGGTGAGCATGGCACTCGAGGGTCTGTTCGGTTGGTCCCCGATCCTCTGGCTGGCTCCCAGACCTGCTGCCATTGAGCTAATCGGTCGAAAGCCTCCCACCGGAGTGGCTGTGCCCGCAAAGCTGCTGGTCTCGTCGTTATCCGTGGGCAGAGCATCCGATAGACAGCCCACGGGATGCGGGCGTATGGCCTCCTCCTCCAGGGAGGACAATAGAACGTGAAACAGCTCATGGGCGTCGTGCTCCTCCTGGGGAATGACCCAACCGAGGGCATTTAGTGCACGCAGAACGGCGCCCGGGGAATGGGGATCGCCGCGCAAGGTGGCATGGGTTCCGTTGACCACCTCCAGGGTGTTTAGCATCGAGGTGATCAGGCTCTTGCGATCCGGCGAGGCATTGTTGTACAACTGCAGCCAGGCGATGAACTGGGGACAGGCGGCCATCGCCTGGAGCAGGGTGTTGAGGAAACAGGTGCGCCCAAAGTTGTGGAGCCCGGCGATTTGACCGCGTCGTTGGCGCAACCGGGAGCCTGCAAGTGTTTGGTTTATCAGGGATATCGCTGGGATACACCATATAGCTGGACTCACCCGAGGGACACCAAAAAACGAAGGCTCCCACCACGGCGGCCACCGTCACTCCGGCTGCCATCAGAATCTTCTCGCTCTCCATCGCTTTCCAGTTGGGTTTTCCGCTGCCAGAGACCTACAGCCTAGATGCCCAATGTCCGGGACCTTCTGATCCCGCTGCGATCACTCACAGATCACCAATTATACCTGAAAAATTTTGACTTGACCGAAAAAAATTGTTGTGTCTGTGGCTGTGTTGTAAAGCGCTTCAATTGTTAACAACACTGCGAGCGGCCATTACGCAACACTGGGGCGCCGTTATCGTTATCGTTGGGGCAAGCAAATAATCGATGTTTTCAAACTGCACTTGAATTGTTTTAAAATGACAGTTAATGCTgtgaaaataaaagtaataataaaaCTGGGATTGATTTTAATTGATAGCTTAAGTTTTTGTGTTCGAATGTTTGTACAACTGTTTGTcattgtaataaaaaaataaacaaattgaaAAGAAATCATAGTTACTCCAAAAGTTGTTTTAAACTAAatttctctaataatctagaTTTTTAGCTTCtagtaaaacaaaatttttctGTGTTTActcaaaacttttaaaaatgttagtaATAATCCAATTAAATATGTTTGCCTGTATTCATTAAATTAGTTGTAAATACTGTTTGTTGTTTAAATTAAGTACATTATATCCAATAGGGTGAAGGTGAATCAAAACTAGAGCAATTGCACTTTCTAATTTTATAGATGGTTATTCTGTTCACCCGTTTTCACTTTAAGGCCCACTGTGCCGTGTATCGATAGCGACGCCAGTCTATCGACTTTCATGGCCTATCGAACAGCTGTTACTGGAAAGGGGGAAAAAGGGAAAAACAAAGCAGGCACAACAAACAAAGTTTTTAAATCGCATCGAAAATTAAACATTCGGAAATCGGTCGTCGTTCGTGACAGTTCGGTTGTGATAATTTGCAGAATGAAAATAATCCTTTTGTGGGCTTGAACTTAAAAGGGGTCGAAATTATTGCAAAATTTGAAAGTGATTGTGGAAGGTGAATCAGCTGGGGATATTCATAAAGAATCTGGAACCTTCTAGTTTCTGCTATTTCCTCTCAAGTAAGTAATGGAATCTTACGCGTTTTTTTTTACGCCCCCACTCCACCCACTTTGCAGTGTCCTTGTGTCCATTTCccaattttccatttttcccaGCTGAGTTTTGCTGCGCAATTGAAAAGACaccaacaacaaaataaatacacacacacacacacacacacatgcgtACTTAATCGCTTCTGTTTTCGTTGCTGCTTTATTGCGCTGTTTGTTTATGTCGCCCATTCGCTGTGTGGCCGTTGTGCAATTCGCTCCCATTTTCCACATTTAATTTTGGAAACTGTGCCACGCAGCTCGCCAAATTGCATATTCTAGATTTTTCGAGAAAATTCGAAAGTGTTACCTTTAATTTTTCTTTCAATTCTGtggcgttttttttttctttgtctCCTTGTTCCACAACCACATGCGCACACTTCCAAACACACACTTGTTaggtctgtgtgtgtgtgtgtgtgcgagtcaCGTTTAACGGTTTTCTTCCGTGTGCTCGTGTGTTTACAGTGGTCAATGCCTaacaattaaaaatcaattttggCCATGAAATATGTAAAGATAGAATTTGATTTTGAAACATTGGTTTTTATAATGatctaaaaataatatttttaattttaccatCCCTGGAAGGTTGAAGGTTGAAAAATAAGATgcgtttttataaatattggtatattttattaattttacgattcttttatatttataagaaaCACTTTGAAATTAAAAGTCATAGGTTCAGTATTGATGCTTACAAACCTTAAACAAAACTTAATTTCatacaaattatattttgggtgtcaaaatgtgttaaaatttttgttttagaaCAATGTTGTTAGCTTGAATACAGCGCataagttaaaatattaatattttttaatacggCTCCAATTTAAAGTCAAATTAGGTCGTTATTTCCATGATTTCTTTTCTAGAGTTTTCAAAAAGAATTATGTATGTGAATTTTGAATGTGGCAGACTTTTCAATATTTTGAAATgatattttctatttttatttccaaaattgaaatatgtacataatatttcccttttgttAAAGCATTgccatatttatttatgcctgaatataatattatccattttga includes these proteins:
- the LOC119557584 gene encoding ubiquitin carboxyl-terminal hydrolase 30 homolog, with the translated sequence MESEKILMAAGVTVAAVVGAFVFWCPSGSRLRQRRGQIAGLHNFGRTCFLNTLLQAMAACPQFIAWLQLYNNASPDRKSLITSMLNTLEVVNGTHATLRGDPHSPGAVLRALNALGWVIPQEEHDAHELFHVLLSSLEEEAIRPHPVGCLSDALPTDNDETSSFAGTATPVGGFRPISSMAAGLGASQRIGDQPNRPSSAMLTDFLNMEYDESTSLQRLVRSEAHTPDSPASVCEREGNDRLGSLLDAVSPGTPFGFPLASELESLATPTLGGERLSRPRLPHPQQEEGLNRRVSSSCRSLERLHRGPGRVSIWSNMMPSQVAHPFQGAMGAQIVCNGCGSKSAVRYDKFDSITLNLPPQRRTGLSLGHLLSDYITSEDLSDVKCDSCNETTTHTKSVTFAKLPACLCIHVARTVWLPTGQVCKRQDYVHFPESLSMAPYSFVQPHLNSQAGTPWGSTMSLYSSSLPMNNGVGGGEGFGTMFPKNLYRLLAVVVHSGEANSGHFVTYRRGSLRNAHRWFYTSDTIVREVSIDEVLSVPAYLLFYDRGQQRQLNMR
- the LOC119557215 gene encoding males-absent on the first protein, producing MSDAELEQTPSAGHAEERPAEEEHEQEPEQEPSEVYTMGGPPRTPVEDAAAELNASLDVSGSDQSADQSLDLSGAQTEVTAEAEPPAKRPPRDISPISEDSTPTSSTSTSSTSTSSSSRYDDISEAEEAPPEPEQQQQHHHHQQEESQVEQMEVEPVQHQHPHQDQDQDELHAQEQDVEVDRDIDTEDEPSSNTVICVADINTYDSGSMNDYAMDPNAPAKAIITEVVTIPAPLRINNAAHMGLQLPALRPPSPADEEVPETPASPTDDGEEPPPVGLSTYMRVRYMPEVPGLPTRLAPRDPRQRKMPPPAVVLPIQTVLSANVEAISDDSTETSSSEDDDDEEEEDEDDAMTMEHDSTSRETVITTGGDPMMRKIDISENPEKIYYIRREDGTVHRGQVLQSRTTDNPACPDEYYVHYVGLNRRLDGWVGRHRISDNADDLGGITVLPAPPMAPDQPSTSREMLAQQAAAAAAASSERQKRAGNKDYYLSYCENNRYDYSDRKMTRYQKRRYDEINHVQKSHAELTASQAALEKEHESITKIKYIDKLQFGNYEIDTWYFSPFPEEYGKARILYVCEYCLKYMRFRESYAYHLHDCERRRPPGREIYRKGNISIYEVNGKEESLYCQLLCLTAKLFLDHKVLYFDMDPFFFYILCETDKEGSHIVGYFSKEKKSLDNNNVACILVLPPHQRKGFGKLLIAFSYELSRKEGVIGSPEKPLSDLGRLSYRSYWAYTLLDLMKNRCAPEQITIKELSDMSGITHDDIIYTLQSMKMIKYWKGQNVICVTAKTIHDHLQLPQFKQPKLTIDTDYLVWNPPSAIARAPGSSG